The nucleotide window taacagcaatgtgCCAAAGTACAAACACACCTGGCTGTTAAAGAGAATGGTAGaagacactctgattggttacaACCCTTTTGAAGCATGCGCCTGGCGCATGGACCCTTTTTCccaccgtcaaactagcaaaagtggatgtggacacgccctaaacgcaccttcCCCGTGCACGTTGATCATTACAACAGGGCCCAAGGTGTCTTTGATGGAAGTCTTTGTTCAAGTTATGGATGTTTCACATTACTTTGTCATTCTTGTATGCTGTTACTTCAAAATCGTGTTAACATGGTCGCTAGTCAAAAAACTTGAATCTGAATTCTTTGTtttgtcaagtcaagtcaaatgTCTCTAAAAACAACCagagttgaccaaagtgctgtacaaagtCATCATATGGATGTGGTCACAAAGTAAAAACAGCAATATATCaagaaaatacagtacatgtaagtATAAAAAAGATTctgaaaatgattaaaaaaaaattattaaaatgctataaaacctCTAAGAGCAATCAAAGGGCATTGAATCCAAATATGTCTTGAGATCAATGGAGGGGGAACATCTGAGACAAAATCTCCCTTACTAACCTTGATCTTAAACAATTGATTTTGGGGTTTTCAAAGGATGTTTAAGACAGGTGTTTAGGAAGGAagtgttttgatttttaaataccAGTCTCAGTTATGTTTCATACTGTGGGCTTATTTTGGATTTAAGTAACAGGTTAAGGCTGAGTGAAAATATGTCAAAGAGTTTTAATACATGAGGAGTACTTTCACATCCATTAAACCCGAAAAcgttgtcttttttgtttttctgcatcagTGCAAACTACGGCAGGTGTTCAAAGTTTAGAGACCCTGAACAGGTGTTTTCAATCAACGCGGCTGATTGGACCTCTTcacaggactgtgtgggtgtggttagACTGATTGAGTGGCATCCTGCTGAGTCCCCTGTTAGTGTTGTTGCACTTGTTAGGGCGGGACAAATTACAGctttatcattcttattggtaGAAAGAATTTTTGcctaaacccttgtgttgttctccTGAgtcaaaaaccaacaaaaatgttaatttttgtcccttttttagactttttcagttttcactAACTCCACCtcactaccactagttttacactactttttggaattcatggtcgataaccctcatttatatagaattatacctaatatttgagttaaaaagatcagaggaacgaacatatgagtttagtcaggaatgaaagtgatcaattgtatttgcaaagagcgttgtatggaatcccatatttcagatatagacattttttaaaggggtcaaatttgacccgaggacaacaggagggctaATGAGGCCCTGTTTCCACacacatggttattttgaaaaactaagacatttccctttgtttgtgcTCTTCATTTCCACGCAAACGGAGAATTCCCCTCAGGAAACAAGAGAGGAGATTTTAGAAATCAGCGTTTGcttgtaaactgagacaaacggaggtttaagcagccgaggaagtgaggaagagaaccGAGAGGAAGTGATTGGTTGCTGTATTttcgggattctgattggctaacatgggcttgagcttctcgttacgCTGTCACCTACCGGTTTGGCATGCTATTGACGGCATGAATACACAGGTATgtgtaaatgaacacttttctgaaaactaacagctgtgcacaatgttattttggaAAACGGCGAGGTTGAAATACccgtttatgaaaatagccgccCATGTGTAAACGTAGTCTGAGTTCCCATCAAACTCCAACCAACCTGAGCAGAGTCTAAACAGCCAGAATATCTAAAAAACATATAGTTATAGTTTATAATGTCAGAAGGATGTCATTCCCCTTTCATCTTCTGCTATTTGCCCCCCATACAGCCCTCATCTGATTTATGGAACTATAATCCGTACAGTACACTAAAGCAGTTTTaactactgtacatttaaagACGTAATGTCTCCTCACACCGGTCCATGTTAACAACAGTTGACGGATTAACTAATGCAGGCCAACAGTTTAGAGACACAAACTCCGTGTACTATCCCAGCTAACTgaacaatcattttttttcgaTTTTAGTTTGATGTTTTGTTGGGTACATGCGTGTTTTGAATGATCTAAATTTGACAGCAGAGACACTAAAGCCATAAATATATATCCACACTTAAACAAGGGGAGATTCACAGTTGTTACAAGTAGAATACACACCCTATTGCTTTCCATGTTTCGGTATTCCTCGCAGCATGACAAGGCTGAAATCTTTGCCTTCATTGGAAATCTCCAGCTGTTGTTCACGCTCAACTTTTGATCAGCTTACACTCGTGcaacaaaatagaaataaaaaaaaaataaaaaaaaatcttgactCACCTTGTTTGAGACGCTTTGTGTTTCCTTCACCTTTCCTCGAACAGGAATTCGGTTTTCCTTCACCTTTCCCTCTGCGCACACTCATCACTCCCTCCTCCGTCTTGGGTGAGTTTCCATCGGAAACACACCCAGATTTCTCTAATCCTCCCGTCCATCTGTTACTTTCCCTCCCCTTTGCTCTACATAGTGTCAGTTCAACCacagctttctctttctcttcctagTTTTCTTCATCTTTCCCCCCTCTCACTCATAACCCTCGTGACCTTCGCTCCTATGGTGATTAATCTGGTACGGCGGTGGAACAGCTTGGATTGAGATAAGTGTGATGGTGTCATGGTCCGGGCTGCTCTCTACACTTCAACCCTTCTTAATAACACAAACCAGTATACAGCTGTACAGTATACAGCAGCAGCTGGCTTTAGGCAATCCCATTACTTGAAAGTGGTTGGTTTGAATCTCTGACTGGAAAACACAGCATGTTTGGAACAGTTTATTCAAACTTTGTAGGTTTTCTTGCttgagttaacccttgtgttgtcctcctgggtcaaaatACACAGTTACTTTTGGCGCTTATTTCAAAATGGTTTCCCATTACTACCAGCAGGATACATACTTATTAACACTactttttcacttgttttttggAATTCCtggtcaataaatctcatttatatGACATTACCTAATTTTTGgcgtaaaaaaacataaattatgaATGATTTTGACTAAAAGTTAAGATCAGCGGAATGAACAGATATGTCAAACGTTTAGTCAGGATaatgatataaaacaaaacGCCCACACTTCAACGGTAGTAATCCtcggccttgaccaactgccacttttctcatttgaaagccatgatgtctctctctcatgggtgggtcaaattctctgggcggtcaaagcagagaaaagggaggtaacctttccccttatgacctcattaggagcaagattccagatcggcctatctgagctttcattttcaaggcagagcaggatacccagagctcggtttacacctatcaccctttctagccactgggggatcgCAGGCAGAATGGGAGAaagcatattaatgtaaaaaaaaaatcataaagtgacattttcatgccatgggacctttaacttcCAGCATGTTACAGAGAATGTGACGTAGTTCTTTGTTccataaagttaaataaatctcgctgtttacttttattttcaaactggACACAAAACCCTGGTCTTGTGGGTGAAaatcttgtctttgttttactCATCCACTCCTACATGGAGTTTAGCTGCTCTtattcttcatcatcatcatactgATGgttttcaaccccccccccccccccatacagtAAAGCTGCACCTGTTAGAGTGGcctttattgtggccagcctaaggcacacctgtgcaataatatcaagctgtctaatcagcatcttcatatgccacacctgtgaggtggatggattgtctcggcaaaggagaagtgctcattaacacagatttagacagatttgtgaacaatatttgagagaaataagccttttgtgtagaaagaaaaaaagtcttagatctttgagttcatcTCATGAAAAAATTGTCGCttatataattttgttcagtgtaagTACAATCTTTTAGGTGTAAATATACAAAATGTCTCCATAACTCCATTCTCAGTGTGTGTGCTGAAGGTAGTGAATTAATCACTttagtcatttatttttaaagcacttaAAGCAAAAGAAATTTCTTCAGCAGGATCTTCTTTAGAACTGCTGCATtgtttatttatactgtatattaaggaAGTGATATGCAAATGACATTTGGCAAATGGCATCAACTGGCTGTATATGAAATGTTTCATTGTCTAGaacaatgtttcccaaacttagggtcgggacccaaaatgggtcgcagacccgtttttattgggtcgccaattggcagagtaaaatgcatatcaatctcTGGCTTTTCGACTCTAGCAtacctgaaaaacaaatacagaagcagactaaatgctcagcatgacctcagaatggggcATTTTCAAACACCGAACCAAGAATtgatcagctggttgatatctcCAACCAGCcacacacatctcattaaattcaagtcagcattatttaaaaagaatgttggtgtcggtactgagggatgatgggaggggataagaaaatgagttgagaaaggggtgagacacagaaaggagaaaagagaccttttctgtttttgtttacttttataatggaataaatatacttcatatgcatataaattcatggtttgttccgtcttttgtccacagtttaaaaatgtagatgttacaatgattcatggtgtatttttgtaaatttgagtCCTGGGGAGTCCccccaaatttctcttttgggtcttgagctgaaaaagtttgggaaccactggtctagaATGTTAAGTCTGTATATAAGTATTTACTGCCCTCTTGTGGTGAGAGTAggccagtttttatgggtgtaaAGACAAAGTTGAGCTCAAagaaatcccccccaaaaaataagaaattcagTTTAAAATGGAGATTTGAGAAAGTATGCTACAGAAAATACAATATGTAGACATAAATgcctcaataaataaataaagaacactAATTGCGTCACTTATtgtgtcattttatttctcaaatgtactgtataccgTCACAGTTTACAAGACAGTTTTAAATTTGAATacacagcaaaataaataaatttgatacaaaattaaatttgagaaataataataatagtgttaTGGACTTGTTGCCCATCCTCATCTTTCTCTACTAACTTTAACTCCTCGACGCTAAACTGTCTTTCAGTCAAGTTTTCCACcaaattttacatttaaagaaGTCCAAAAATACATGAAAGACACATACAGGCTCAGGAAACGCAAAGACCGCTAACATTTCAAAACTGAGTGACCTCTTAGAAGTCATTTCTGCCTTCACATCTCATAAACTATGATTATTCCTGCTACTTTTTCAGtcaaaacatgtcaaaaatgtatttccagACACAAGGAAGCAGCTGTTTGTAGAACTACATACAGCAATTAAGGTGTGTGTTGAAatatgtccacacacacaaacacacacacacactcactcactcactcactcactcacgtATAATGCCTAGACATACAGAGAAGACATGTTCAATAACACAACAAATCCTGAACGACTACAAATCTAAAACCGGGAAGAGAAAGCCACCATTGGTTACAGAGTTGATTGATAGTGCAGTTCTTGAACAGCCGTATCAGATTGAAGCCGATCATGCTTGAAATCCCTTGTAATAAATACTGTCAGGTCAACCCGCGTGATAGTGACACTGTAATGAAAGTTAACCTGAACTTTGTTGGATTGCTGCATCAATAAATAATCAagcaataaatcaataaatagatCCATAAATAGTTACTCATGATTGTAACACTCTAATATACAGCATATTTCAAGGTTTATCTGTGATTACTTCTAGTATTTACATCagcacaatatacagtatagaacaaacacacacacgcatgcacacacactctgccttgtgcaaacacacacacaattactgATAACCCACAGTGACGTCTTTCCTGGATCAGTTCTGTCAATGTTTTACAGCTcaacactcacatctacactaATTCTTCAGAGTCATTCAGATCGTTTCTCAGACTTGTGCATGAAAAAGAATACGACTGCTGGCCTTGCCAATAGATTTGTGTGCATTGTGTTGTATTGCATACATTTAAACCATGGCTATTATATTGATTGGACATGTGTAGATCAGAAGGGGAGGAGTTCAATTAAAGGATCTTTCAagttgttttgcatgttttagccTGACAAGTTATATACATGTAACTACTGCTCATTTTCCAAAAGATTACCATAAAAGGGTTTATACTGTTTCCTACCTTCCAGGAGGTCATTGATTTCAGCCCACCACATTTGTcaatttaatgttattattataagcTGAATCAGTTAGGAGCAGGCACTCTTACGACTGAACTGTTGTCTCCTTATTTGGTCTTCTTTCTTGATGCATTCAGGACATCTGAGCTTTGAGAGACGGCTGCTGAAAAGCAACCTTTTTAACCCGAGAAATGGCCAAATTCCCACCATCTTTTTCACGTGCCTTTCAATACGAGATCTTTTAAAAGTCCCTGCCTACAAAACTGAAATCAATTTTAATTATCTATTGCAAGGTTGACGGAAAATTAAGATGAGGGTAACTGAGAACCAATGGCTGCCTGGAGGTACGTAATAAAGCAATTTCAACCCATGCTATGTTTGCGATGGAAAATGTTTacaacatatacatttaaaaggcTAAAACATGTCAAACTACCCAGTGTGATCCCTTTATATAATGCATGCATCTAACAGGAAGGAATACAGGGCAAGGTATCAGAACAGGAATggattgttatttttgttcaaGTTCTCACCCGACCCGCTGCCTGAGAGAAACTGTGGCTGGAAGGGGACTCCCCCGCCGCCCAGTGGAGTGGATCCTCCCAATTGAGCCACTCCTGCTTGGCGATATCCTCCATAGAAACTGGACTGACCCATTCCTGTTCCCAATGACAGGGGGTCTGCCAAAGGATTCCCCACCGGGAGTCCAGAATGCACCATTTCCACTCCTCCAAAGGGGGGGTTCACGTTAAGGCCCATTTGTGGACTCCCTCCCACAGAAACGGATTGTACCATTCCTGTTCCTGTGAACGGAGGAGCCACCTGAGCCATATTTGAGCTCATGGTGTGAGACGGTAGCTGAAATAGGGGAGTTTCACTGGAAGGATTAGCAGCTCCAGAAGAGGGAGAAGGTGCACCGAAGGAGGGAGCAAGGGTGGAACCAAAATGACTGCTGTATGATGTTTCAGGAAGGAACCCCCCTGCAACAGTCCCTGATCTGACCACAGGGCCAGATGCCATGCCCCTGGCTTTGAAAGCGCCTGGGAAATTAGGAGGAATAGGAAGATGGAGggatgaggggaaggagggagggatgtACAAGTATTCCAGCAAAGAGAAAATTCACCAAAGTAGAGAAGGGTGGAAAGAGTTAAAATGTCTGCTGGCTAACATACACTAGTCTCTATACTGAACTTCAATAGGTCACtaatactcacacacacacacacaacaacatctaTACACTTTACAGCCATGGGGCAAAACACATAATCACAATACACTTTTCCATACAAACCTATTGATAAATATTAATTTGTCACTCATACTTTCTCTGTCATTCTCACAGTCTTTCTCTCTGGACTACAGCTGAAACGTAGTGGCAAACATTTCACCAAGGAACTGCTGATTTATAATATTTCAGTGATTTTCCAGTCATTGAAGTTGACCATGCATCCGTTTGAATCAAGCGCACCACAAATAAATCCACATGAAGCTTCTCACTTTTTCATAAATGGTATTGGTCACGCAGAGTAGAGCATTTTTTCTGTCCTTACCGATGGCTTGAGTCTGGGCAACGAGCTTGTTGGCGAGGGGGCGCTGTTTGGGTTTGGGGTTAGAAGAAAATAGATCATCCAGGTCAACAAGCGACGCCCCCGCAGAGCCCAGAAACGACGCAGTCTTTTTATGAAACTTCTCTTCCTGCGCCGTTTGCTTTCCtgcaatacaataaaaaggtcCAATTCTACTCTAAAaggtgttttcttttggggacaggtcagggaggaagagagagcaaAACGGAAGAGAAGTTTAATTGATTAGGATTGTTAGCCAACTGCTGACTGATGGGAAGATGGGGGTGAAATggagaaaatggaagaaaacggtcacacatgcaaatgaccattaacccttgtgtggtcgttggttcaaatttgacccattcaACATTCTTTGTGGGTAAAATATACTTAATTTAAAGATTACTTCAATTGAattgtgggtgttttattcaatttgatatcatttggtttcaaaacagtatcctgactaaactctgACCAGTCTGTAATTCACTCAACATCCTAAGATCTTAactattaatcaaaataattctaattcttttttaaattaaaaaaaaaaagttattatatataaattaggtttaagGACCatgactaaaaaaacaacaacacattgatAAACGTGACAAATGTCAACGGAAAACATTCATGGtcgacgagaagacaacacaagggttaagtgtaTGAAAGAAAAGCATTTATATTTCACACATAAACCAGCACAGATGCAGGCACACAAACAGTTAAGTTTTAGAGTCATTGTTCTCAGCCGTTCACCAAGCAAGCTGGCAGAGACTTCTATTGATTCAGAACAAGCGTACATTTTGGCAGACTAAGCAGAAGATTTAGATGATTTAATCAGAGCGGAGCATTTTATTGCTGAATATAAAAAAGAGGCAATGAGGTTTTACTCTCGTCAATAATGGATGGATCACAGAAATAAGCATTCAGACAGAGTGTAAAGTGAAATGTACCTGTGTCATTGCTAGATGCGTTACTTGGAGCACCCCAAGGATCACTCTTTTTAGAGGCACCATCTCCAAAGGGGTCACTGGATGGGGAGGAGTCTAAGGGTGGAGCAGGTGAACCCCACGCATCACCTGTGCTAACTAGAGCTGCAGCTAAACAGggaaataaagcaaaaaaactcaaacaggACAGACCAATACTATACAGATGAGACATATTCTTCAGTATAAGGGCTTTATTATATAGTGTAGTGATAAAACACTAAACATTACGTTCACTTATTAGATTTTCAAAAGAGTTTTAAACCATTTCACACAGCCTTCACCATGTAATATAAGTACTAGTATACGGGGGGAGATCATAACCTTCTTGCGATAACATgccaagtggcgtgtatgtTAACATCTGCTGTATTCAGCGTAGACATACAAGCGGACAGCTCAAAATGCAGGTAACAGGTAACatgccacttggcttaagaaagtcggAGTGTATGTTTAAACAAATTTATGATGTCATGTTGAACATTTACAGATAGCAGATGTCTGCTTCTGGTGCTCTTTAAAGGCTTACTCAGGGTCCTTGCTATTTCACCAATAAAGTGTTAAACACAGCTGTTTTGAATAATACTTAACGGGAGGGCTACTacctgaaaataaatatttgagtCATACGTCGTATTCTCTCAGTCGTTTCAGATTCTTTATGTTGAGCTGTCGTTTTTGTGTCAGTGAGAGTGAGTGCTCCTTGCTTTGACGCTGCTCTCTGGCATTCAATCATTACACTTTGTAAAGCCAGTCAATCCGCTCAGTAAAGAGTTCAGTGATAGATGATTCTGGTGACAGAGTGGTTGCTTTGTACACAATATATGACCATTTTGTTATCAATTGATCAAGTTGTGATGATACCTGATAAAGCTAAAGAAGGCAATGGGATATGGAGGGAAAAACTGGGAGAAAATGCAAAGTGTTAGTTTCTTACCTGGGGATCCCCATGGGTCATTGTCCAGGTTGGATGAATCTCCAAATGCATCAGAATGATCAATGGGTGAGGAGAGGTTCGTTCCATCCCCCCAGGGATCTCCGCTCTTTGTTTCCTTTGGAGCAGATGGTGGCCCCCAGGGATCTGACCCGATGGCGGGTGGAGAACTAGCAGGGGCTCCCCACAAATCTGCACTGCCTTGGGGCGAGGTCACCGGAGGGGCATTGAAGGGATCCGAGGCATCACCTTCTGGTGGACTGGATGGCACTGTGAATGGGTCCTCTTTGGGTGGTGTTGTTGCTGCAGTAAAAGGGTCGTCTTTGGGTGGTGTTGTTGCTGCAGTAAAATGGTCGTCTTTTGTAGGTTTGGATGGTGCAGCAAAAGGATCCTCTTTGGGGGGTGTTGTTGCATCAGTAAAAGGGTCGTCTTGGGAAGGTTTAATGGGTGTAGAGAAAGGTTCAGGTTTAGGTGGTGTTGTGGAAGCAATAAAGGGGTCATCTTTAGACGAGGCTGGGGCTGAAAATGGGTCTTCCTTAGTGGGTGTTGAAGCTGGTGCAGTGAATGGATCATCTCTTGGGGTACTGAATGGGTCATCATTTGGGGCATTAAAAGGATCGCGCTTTGGAGCATTAAAAGGATCATCATTTAGGGTGTTAAAAGGATCCTCTTTTGGAGCATTACATTTGTCACTCTTTGGCGCATTAAATGGATCATCCTTTGGGGCGTTGAAGGGATCATCCTTTGGGGCGTTGAAGGGATCTTCCTTTGGGGCGTTGAAGGGATCTTCCTTTGGGGCGTTGAAGGGATCTTCCTTTGGGGCTTTAAAGGGATCTTCCTTTGGGGCGTTAAAGGGATCTTCCTTTGGGGCCTTGA belongs to Etheostoma spectabile isolate EspeVRDwgs_2016 unplaced genomic scaffold, UIUC_Espe_1.0 scaffold00003701, whole genome shotgun sequence and includes:
- the LOC116676734 gene encoding epsin-1, with product MTSSMLRRQLKNLVQNYSEAEVKVREATSNDPWGPSSTQMADLSDLTYNVVACNEIMTMLWKRLKDDKNWRHIHKSLTLLEYLLKTGDDRVLLKMKDNIYIVKALTEYRFVEKDGKDQGGNVREKAKVVLVLMEDDEKLKEERDFALKTREKTSKGSAASSTDAVTDPNYKPVYVPGTSGLPSLDNIPSVADLAASFAARKEERLKQEAEKKDAERRAKMSEEELKWEDAGKGNDAKGGAWGGEKAEKKEEEEVKEPKEATDPWGTSAKPDTKASTDPWGAPAKTEEDPFSAAKTVENSFAAPKNEEDPFAAPKDDPFNTPKDSSDPFNAPKDKEDPFAAPQDKPDPFNSSNNDPFNAPKDDPFNAPKDDPFNAPKDDPFNAPKDDPFNAAKDDPFNAAKDDPFNAAKDDPFNAAKDDPFKAPKEDPFKAPKEDPFNAPKEDPFKAPKEDPFNAPKEDPFNAPKEDPFNAPKDDPFNAPKDDPFNAPKSDKCNAPKEDPFNTLNDDPFNAPKRDPFNAPNDDPFSTPRDDPFTAPASTPTKEDPFSAPASSKDDPFIASTTPPKPEPFSTPIKPSQDDPFTDATTPPKEDPFAAPSKPTKDDHFTAATTPPKDDPFTAATTPPKEDPFTVPSSPPEGDASDPFNAPPVTSPQGSADLWGAPASSPPAIGSDPWGPPSAPKETKSGDPWGDGTNLSSPIDHSDAFGDSSNLDNDPWGSPAAALVSTGDAWGSPAPPLDSSPSSDPFGDGASKKSDPWGAPSNASSNDTGKQTAQEEKFHKKTASFLGSAGASLVDLDDLFSSNPKPKQRPLANKLVAQTQAIGAFKARGMASGPVVRSGTVAGGFLPETSYSSHFGSTLAPSFGAPSPSSGAANPSSETPLFQLPSHTMSSNMAQVAPPFTGTGMVQSVSVGGSPQMGLNVNPPFGGVEMVHSGLPVGNPLADPLSLGTGMGQSSFYGGYRQAGVAQLGGSTPLGGGGVPFQPQFLSGSGSGENLNKNNNPFLF